A single window of Periophthalmus magnuspinnatus isolate fPerMag1 chromosome 22, fPerMag1.2.pri, whole genome shotgun sequence DNA harbors:
- the aldh6a1 gene encoding methylmalonate-semialdehyde dehydrogenase [acylating], mitochondrial — MASTALRAVLKTKISLKTGRMCYSSSSVPTVKLFIDGKIIDSKTSEWLDVHNPATNEVIARVPKATQEEMLAAVNSCSRAFHTWSETSILARQQVFLRYQQLIKDNIKELAKNITFEQGKTLADAEGDVFRGLQVVEHACSITSLMLGETLPSITKDMDTYTYRLPLGVCAGIAPFNFPAMIPLWMFPMGMVCGNTYLLKPSERVPSCAMLLAKMLQDAGAPDGTLNIIHGQHDAVNFICDHPAIKAISFVGSNQAGEYIYERGSKNGKRVQSNMGAKNHGVVMPDANKENTLNQLVGAAFGAAGQRCMALSTAILVGEARSWLPELVERAKALRVNAGDQPGADVGPLISPQAKARVNSLIQSGVDEGAQVLLDGRDVKVKGYENGNFVGPTVLGNVTPKMKCYTEEIFGPVLVVLEAETLDDAIKMVNGNPYGNGTAIFTTNGATARKYTHEVDVGQVGVNVPIPVPLPMFSFTGSRGSFRGDMNFYGKQGIQFYTQIKTVTSQWKAEDATLKSPAVTMPTMGR, encoded by the exons ATGGCCTCTACAGCTTTAAGAGCAGTGCTAAAAACAAAG ATATCACTTAAAACTGGACGCATGTGTTATTCCTCCTCCTCAGTA CCAACTGTTAAGCTTTTCATAGATGGGAAGATTATTGATTCAAAGACCTCCGAATGGCTGGATGTTCACAATCCT GCCACCAATGAGGTGATCGCCCGTGTACCTAAAGCCACACAAGAGGAGATGCTAGCGGCGGTAAACTCCTGCTCCAGAGCCTTTCACACTTGGTCCGAAACCTCCATCTTGGCCAGACAGCAGGTGTTTCTGCGATATCAACAGCTTATCAAGGACAACATT AAAGAACTTGCAAAGAACATCACATTTGAGCAGGGAAAAACTCTGGCAGATGCAGAGGGTGATGTATTTAGAGGATTGC AGGTTGTGGAGCATGCCTGCAGCATTACCTCTTTGATGCTGGGTGAGACTCTCCCTTCCATCACTAAAGACATGGACACTTACACCTATCGCCTGCCCCTTGGAGTATGTGCTGGTATTGCTCCTTTCAACTTCCCTGCCATGATTCCCCTGTGGATGTTCCCCATGGGGATGGTCTGCGGTAACACATATCTCTTAAAGCCGTCTGAGCGGGTCCCCTCTTGTGCTATGCTGCTAGCCAAGATGTTACAGGACGCTGGTGCTCCAGACGGGACACTTAATATTATCCATGGCCAACATGATG CTGTAAACTTCATCTGTGACCATCCAGCTATTAAAGCAATCAGCTTTGTTGGCTCAAATCAAGCTGGGGAATATATTTATGAGAGGGGATCCAAAAATGGAAAGAGAGTCCAGTCCAACATG gGAGCAAAGAACCATGGTGTGGTGATGCCAGatgcaaacaaagagaacacatTGAATCAGCTTGTAGGTGCTGCGTTTGGTGCAGCCGGTCAGCGTTGTATGGCCTTGTCCACAGCCATCCTGGTGGGAGAGGCCCGGAGCTGGCTGCCTGAGCTGGTGGAGCGAGCCAAGGCTCTGCGTGTGAACGCAG GAGACCAACCCGGTGCAGATGTCGGGCCCCTGATCTCTCCCCAGGCCAAGGCCAGAGTGAACAGTCTGATTCAGAGTGGGGTGGATGAGGGAGCTCAGGTTCTCTTGGACGGCCGAGATGTGAAGGTCAAGGGGTATGAGAATGGCAATTTTGTGGGACCAACCGTCTTAGGCAATGTCACA CCCAAGATGAAGTGCTACACTGAGGAGATCTTTGGCCCAGTGCTGGTTGttcttgaggcagagactcttgACGACGCCATCAAAATGGTCAACGGGAATCCCTATGGCAACGGGACTGCTATTTTCACTAcaaatggagccactgcacgcAAATACACTCACGAGGTGGACGTGGGCCAG GTTGGAGTGAATGTGCCTATCCCTGTTCCACTGCCAATGTTCTCTTTCACTGGCTCAAGAGGGTCCTTCAGAGGAGACATGAACTTTTATGGAAAGCAA GGAATCCAGTTCTACACACAGATCAAAACTGTCACTTCACAATGGAAAGCTGAAGATGCTACACTGAAAAGTCCTGCTGTTACCATGCCAACAATGGGACGCTAA
- the si:ch211-163l21.10 gene encoding basal body-orientation factor 1: MPKKKVIKAKKAKAGKGKKDGKQDSKVDRESDLEKARSNAALWEVRLQVTEQSLAQYRESCRKLARVNEQLTNDLYRVEKDSVDTTWFFNKQDASKEEKIRSLQETLKNQTAQARDREKQLISEYTQQLNEMKELFKKRSKDFNMIEEGMRRIQAFEIQKAQMEQEVADIRESMEKADKRHKEDRNKMEYDFFKEKARLEEEAEKTIALVVQRAHSEAVVQLDDASRSVFRENVRLNEALKLHMRETEELQKQTRSLTKQNNTLFLDKKTYEGIMKKNAAQISVQQEEVSRLQFKVESLEEALKQMEFQLKQEEEKQKQMLVSAEAGQVELDKLQKVLSMRDKELAHLKSLAAVIVEQRTELERFFHEALAEVKQEVMVSKSKYKKEALQTYRWTLKEANGGKIKFPPIRNFHKIPHSTNSVYSDMEAAAKWTHQAGSKVEISDLTWEQKEHVLRHLFAKMNGQAER, translated from the exons ATGCCCAAGAAGAAAGTTATTAAAGCGAAAAAGGCAAAAGCCGG TAAAGGGAAAAAGGATGGTAAGCAGGACTCTAAAGTTGACCGAGAGTCGGACCTGGAGAAGGCCCGCTCCAACGCGGCTCTGTGGGAAGTGAGGCTGCAGGTGACGGAGCAGTCCCTGGCGCAGTACAGAGAGTCCTGCAGAAAGCTGGCCCGGGTCAATGAACAACTAACCAACGACTTATATCGTGTGGAGAAGGACAGCGTGGACACCACTTGGTTCTTCAACAAGCAAGATGCATCCAAGGAGGAGAAG ATTCGTTCGCTGCAGGAAACCCTAAAAAACCAGACAGCACAAGCACGTGACCGGGAGAAGCAGCTG atttCAGAATACACACAACAACTGAATGAGAtgaaggaactgttcaaaaaaCGGTCAAAGGACTTCAACATGATTGAAGAGGGGATGAGAAGAATTCAAGCATTTGAGATCCAGAAAGCACAAATGGAACAAGAGGTTGCTGAT ATTCGAGAAAGCATGGAGAAGGCCGATAAGAGACACAAGGAAGACCGCAACAAAATGgagtatgatttttttaaagaaaag GCTCGATTGGAAGAGGAAGCGGAGAAAACCATCGCTCTGGTGGTGCAGAGGGCCCACAGTGAGGCGGTTGT ACAGCTGGACGATGCCTCTCGATCAGTCTTTAGAGAAAACGTACGTTTGAATGAAGCTCTAAAGCTTCACATGAGGGAAACTGAAGAACTGCAGAAACAAACCAGGTCTCTGACCAAGCAAAACAACACTCTATTTCTGGACAAG aaGACATACGAGGGTATAATGAAGAAGAACGCCGCCCAGATCTCTGTTCAACAAGAAGAGGTGTCAAGGCTCCAGTTCAAAGTTGAGTCACTGGAGGAGGCACTGAAGCAAATGGAATTCCAATTGAAGCAGGAAGAAGAGAAGCAAAAGCAAATGTTGGTGTCTGCTGAAGCTGGCCAGGTGGAGCTGGACAAGCTGCAGAAGGTACTTAGCATGCGTGATAAGGAGCTGGCCCACCTCAAAAGTCTGGCAGCAGTGATtgtggagcagaggacagagctgGAGAGGTTCTTTCACGAAGCACTGGCAGAGGTCAAGCAGGAGGTCATGGTCAGTAAGTCCAAATATAAGAAGGAAGCACTACAGACTTATCGCTGGACACTCAAGGAAGCCAATGGGGGGAAAATTAAGTTTCCACCCATTCGCAATTTTCACAAAATCCCTCACAGCACCAACTCTGTCTATTCAGACATGGAAGCAGCTGCAAAGTG gaCTCACCAGGCTGGCAGTAAAGTAGAAATCTCCGATCTTACCTGGGAGCAAAAAGAACACGTCTTGAGGCATCTTTTTGCAAAAATGAATGGACAGGCTGAAAGGTAA